In Paenibacillus stellifer, the DNA window GCCAGCCGCGGTCTGTACGGATCGGCACCGCGCCCCCGCCCATTCGGCCTCCGTCCCAAGCCCCCGGACGAAGTCCCATCAAGAAGCGGTGATTGCCCCAATGCAGCAGATCGGGCGACTCGGCGATCCACATCTCCGGCGCGCCGAAGGAATGGGGAACCGGGCGGGTGAGCGCATAATAACGGCCGCCGATTTTCTCCGGGAAGAGCATGACGTCCTTGTTCTCGGGCGCCATCATGACTCCATGACGCTTGAACGTGCGAAAGTCGCTCGTCTCCGCAAGGCCGACACCAACTCCCCGGACGGAGGCTGCACTGTACGTGATGTAGTACTTGTCTCCGATCAGAGTGATGCGGGGGTCCTCCACTCCCCAGGCTTCGAGGGCCGTCTGCGGAAACACGGCAGGCGTGTCCTCAACCGTGAAATGGTAGCCGTCCTTGCTTCGCGCAACCCGAAGATGGGACATGGAGGTCAGCATGACCATCTTCCCGTTCTCCGCAACAAAGCGGGAATCGGCGAAGCTGTAGCGCGGATCGTCCTTTGATACCCTGACCACCTCAACTTCGCCCGTCGCTTCATTCAGCTTGGGGGTCAGGAGTTCATCCTCGCGCTCTGAGATCGGCGCTTCGGCCACGCGGAGAAGAAGGATGGTCTCGTCTCCATAAGTCGCTACCGCGGCGTTGAAGGCTCCGAGCACTTTGAAGTCGGGACGGGAAGGCTTGACATCGGCGGTCTTCACCACCGGATTATACTCACTTCGTATGACTGGCAATGCAATCTCCTCTTTCTCCTAATGGGGTAGAATCCGGGACAAGGACCGGCTGTGCTTCAATAACCGGCCCATGCCCATGTCAGATAACTGAATCAGTTACCGGCTACGAATACGTCAATTTGCTTCTGAATCTCATCGATGACTTTTTGGCCGCCGATTCCGAGCACCTTGTCTTTCAAGGTTTCCTTGCCCTTGGGCAATGTTCTTGGACAGGATGCCGTCCTTGTAATACTTTGTTACCCGTTCCAGAGGCTGATTCAGCGATTTGGCATCCCAGGCTCCGACAACTTTTTTTATCCGACAAGGAGTAGTAGAACATCGAGACCGTGGTTTCAAGGTCAATGTCCTTGCTTGTATTTACGTTATTGTTAAAAATGAGGGCCAGTCTGTCCGCTTTGCGGCCATCGATGACGAAAGGCTTAACTGTCGCCTCTTTCTCCTTCACGATGTAGAGGAACTTCTCGACATCCGCGACCGTCTTCAGCTCCGGCATGCCGTATTTCTCGCGCAGGTCCTCGCGGATCAGGAAGCCGGACTCGAGCCAGCGGCATGTTCGCATCCGAGGATCTCGGGGAAGCGTTTTCCGCCTCCGCCGTATCCCGTAAGCAGCAGCGAGAAGCTCCGGCCAACAGAAAAAGACGAAACGACCGCATCAGTGCAGGTCGTTTCGTCTTTCGTGTTGTCTTTCATTTCATCCTTCGTGTCATCTTAAAGGCCCCCCTAACGCCGGGGGCCAATACATTACCTTATTATGACGTACTCCAGGCCAACCAGTTTGGCATAGGCAACAATTTGGTCTGTCGTCAGGTTCAAGGAGACAACGGTGTGGTGGCCGCCGCCGTTCTCGATCCAGGCTTTAACCCCATCCTGGAAGTTCGGCTTCACCTTCCACAATACGCGGGCCACCGGAAGTTTAGGGGCTGGAACCGTCGGTTCGAATGCCTCAACTTCGTTGATGAGCAGCTTGTAGTGAGTGCCGAAGTCGGCCATCGATACAACCATGCCTTCTCCCGCCTTGCCGTCGAATACGAGACGGGCTGGATCTTCGCGGTCGCCAATACCGAGCGGGGACACAAGAATCTTCGGCTTGTTGCTTGCCAGACTCGGATCTACTTCAAGCATATGCGATTGCAGGATGGCTTCCTGACCGGCAGCCAGCTCATACGTGTAATCTTCCATGAATCCGGTGTTCTGATTATGGCTCATCACTTTCAGCAGGCGGTCGAGCGCTGCCGTCTTCCAGTCGCCTTCGCCGGCGAAGCCATAACCCTGCGCCATGAGACGTTGGACGGCCAGGCCGGGAAGCTGTTTCATTCCGTACAGGTCTTCAAAGTTGGACGTGAAGGCGTTGTAGCCGCCGTTGTCCAGGAAGCGTTTCAGGGCGATTTCGTAGCTGGCTTGTACTTTGACGCTGGCTTCCCAAGCTTCCTTGCTGTAAGTGCCATAATCGAAATCGTACAGCTCTGCGTATTCCGCAAACAGAGCGTCAATCTCTGCTTCCGTAACCGCGTTTACGTACGTAACAAGGTCACCAATGCCGAAGTAATCCACGGTCCAGCCGAATTGAATCTGGGCTTCGACTTTATCCCCTTCGGTAACGCCAACGTTGCGCATGTTGTCGCCGAAGCGGGCAACTTTGATGTTGAAGCTTTCGTTATAGGCAACCGCTGCGTCCATCCATTCCGCAATTTGCTTCTGCACTTCAGGGCGTTCCCAGTAGCCGACTACCACTTTATTTTGCTTATTCAGACGGGCATTGATGAAGCCATATTCACGGTCGCCATGAGCGGCCTGGTTCAGGTTCATGAAGTCCATATCAATCGTTGCCCAAGGAATGCTCTCATTATATTGAGTTGCCAAATGCAGCAAAGGCTTCTGCAGCAGTTTTGTTCCGCGAATCCACATTTTTGCAGGCGAGAAGGTATGCATCCAGGTGATGACACCGGCAACCTCGTCACGATAGTTGACTTCTTTCATGATCGATGTAATTTTATCTGCGCTAACCGCCAGATCCTGCAATACAAGCGGGTAAGGCAGAACGCCGCTCTTGTTCAAGGCGTCGGTCATTTGCTGGGCATCTGCTTTAACTTCCGAGAGCGCTTCTTCTCCATACAGATGCTGCGAACCTACGACGAACCAGAATTCTTTGGTACTTACGGTTGTCATGATGCTCATCCTCTTCTCTTTATTTGATATTTAGATTGAACCGGATATTTGAAGAGCGTTCGGGAATACTCGCAACTACGGTGAATGTTTGGACTTCCGGCCGCTGTTGTCTCCAGATTTCTTGATTTTCACTCCTGCGGTTGAAATCCGGAGACAGCCAATGCTTACGTAGCGAGCTTTTCTGCGAAAAGCTTGTAGGCGGTCGCCTACGCTCCTACAGTTCCAAACTTCCCCTCCGTTGCCCTTCCCTCTCCTCTTATTTTCAGGTCAATCTATTTACTTTTGACCGTAGTAAGCGTCTTTCCCGTGTTTGCGCAAATAGTGCTTATCCAGAATACGCTGCGGCAGTTCTTCGGCAAAATGGTTCAGTTCCCGTGCGAATAAGTTCATCTTCGACACTTCTTCCAGCACGACGCTGTTCATGACCGCCGAGTGGGCATCCTTGCCCCAGGTGAAGGGAGCATGGCCCTTAAGCAGGACACCGGGAACCGCCATAACATCCAGCCCGCGCTGCTCAAAAGTCTCGATGATCACGCGTCCGGTCTCCGCCTCATATCCACGGTCGATCTCCTCTTGTGTCAGGAAACGGGCACAGGGAACGGAGCCATAGAAAGTGTCGGCATGAGTCGTTCCCATTACAGGAACATCTAGTCCGGCCTGAGCCCAGATCGTCGCCCAATTCGAATGCGTGTGCACGATGCCGCCGATCTCTGAATAATGCTTGTAGAGCACGGCGTGAGTCGGTGTATCGGAGGAAGGTCTGAGCTCTCCTTCAACCACATTGCCGTCGAAATCCACAACCACCATGTCGCTCGGCTTCATTTTGTCATAGCTGACGCCACTCGGTTTGATAACGAACAAGCCGCTTGCGCGGTCAACCGCACTTACATTGCCCCATGTGTATTTCACGAGTCCATGCTTGGGCAGGTCCAGATTAGCCTCATATACCTCTTCTTTCAGTTGCTCTAACACGTTATTCCCTCCAATTCTCTACTAGATGATCTACAGCAGCCTGCTCAATCGCCAAGCCTTGCGTGTACCGTTCCATAAAGGCTTCAAAGCCTTTCACGTCGGAAGCGTCCGGATGAATGACCTGTCCCTCGGTGTCCTTGAAGACCTTATTGTCGAGGAAGTCATCCAGGCTTTCCCGCTGATCCTGGTTCGTCAGGTAAGAGGCCAGAATAGCCATTCCCCACGCCCCGCCTTCTCCGGCTGTTGCCATAACGGAAACCGGAACATTCAAAGCGGCGGCGACCATTTTTTGTCCAACGACAGGGGTTTTAAAAAGACCGCCGTGAGCCAGAATGCTGTCAATGGCGACGTCCTCTTTCTTGGTTAGAATGTCCATTCCGATCTTCAAAGCGCCAAACGCCGAGAACAGATGAATCCGCATGAAATTGGCCAAATTGAACCGGCTCTCCGGCGAACGGACGAACAGCGGCCGGCCTTTCTCGATGCCGGTAATATTTTCACCCGAGAAATACCCGTAGCTCAGCAAGCCGCCGCCATCCGGGTCTGCCTCCAAAGCCTTGTTGAACATCACGCTGAACAGCTGCCCGGAATCCGTCTTCTGCCCCATGGCCTCATAGAACTCGCGGAACAAGCCCATCCAGGCATTGATGTCGCTGGAGCAGTTGTTGGCATGGACCATCCCGACCGGACTGCCGTCCGGAGTGGTTACCATATCAATTTCCGGATATACGGCTGAAAGCTCTTTCTCCAATACGATCATGGCAAAAACGGAGGTTCCCACAGAGATGTTGCCCGTCCGCTTTCTCACGCTATTCGTGGCCACCATCCCGGTGCCGGCGTCGCCTTCCGGAGGACACAGCGGAATACCCGTTTGCAAATTCCCGGATGGGTCCAGAATTTTGGCTCCGGCTGCAGTTAATATTCCCGCCTGCTCGCCTGCGGTATAGACCTTGGGGAGAATACCCTTCAGCTTCCAGGAGTAGCCTTTGGCCGCGACAAGCTCGTCGAACTGCTTAACCATCGATTCATTGTAGTCATGCGTCGTCTCATCAATCGGGAACATGCCCGAGGCATCTCCGATGCCGATGGCCTTGCTGCCGGTCAGCAGCCAGTGAATGTATCCGGCCAGAGTCGTAAAGTAATCAATGCGATTCACATGCGGTTCTTCATTCAAAATGGCTTGATACAGGTGGGCGATACTCCACCGTTCAGGAATGTTGAATTGGAATTTCTCCGTTAATTCCTTGGCTGCGGCACCGGTTGTTGCATTACGCCAAGTCCGGAACGGGACAAGCAGCTCGCCCGTGCTGTCAAAAGCCATATATCCGTGCATCATTGCCGATAATCCGATGGAACCGACTGTTGAAATGGTGATTCCATATTTGCGTACAACTTCTTGCTTCATCTCACTGTAAGCCTCTTGCAGACCCGTGATAATATCCGCCAAGTTGTACGTCCAATATCCGTCTACCAGGAGATTCTCCCATTCATAGCTTCCGGATGCGATCGTCTCAAAACGGTGATCAATCAGCACTGCCTTGATACGTGTGGATCCTAATTCGATACCAAGTGAAGTCTCTCCCTTAGCAATCGCTTGTTGAATGTTCTGATCCATGACCACGTTACTCCCCTCTATAACAACAACAACTGTTTTAACCTCTATAATCGAAAGAAGGCGCTTTCCCTTATTGACAGCCTTAGTATATTTTTTGTTCGTACATTTGTCAACATACATTACAAGATATACTTACAAATATCACAATGAACCTTCCTCTTTTTTCTCTTTAATGTTTATACATCCGGATCTATGGATTATAATAGGTTCATAATCATGTTAAAATATGTACATACAAATATTGTGATTGAATAAATTGGTATGCGAACAAACAGGAAAGAAGTGAGTATAGGTGAAGCCAAAGTATCAGGTCATCATAGATGATATTAAGAGCAATATTCTCTCAGGAGCTTACAGCGTGGGCGAACAAATTCCTACGGAATCCGCTTTGCAGGATATGTATGATGTAAGCCGGCAGACGGTTCGAAAGGCCATTTTGGAGCTGTCCAATGAGGGTTTTTTAAGAAGTGAAAAAGGCTCGGGCACTTATGTCAGCAACCAGTTCCGCTCCAAATCCGGCGGGAATGCCAACAATCGGACAATCGGCGTCATCACGACCTACATTTCGGACTACATCTTCCCCTCCATTATTCGCGGGATTGAAGGACGATTGAATGAGGATAATTATTCGCTGCTGCTAGCCAGTACCAATAACGATGTCGCGCAGGAGAAGAAGGCTCTGGAAATGATGCTGTCCTTTGGCGTGGACGGTCTTATTATTGAACCTACGAAGAGCAATCTATACAATCCGAATATCGCGTACTACCTGTCGTTCAAGGAACAGGACGTACCGTTCATCATGATCAATGCTTATTACGAGGAATTGGATGTGCCTTTCTTTTGCCTCGATGACGTACAATCCAGCTATCTGGCGACCAAGGAATTGATCTCCAAAGGACATACCCAAATTGGCATCATTGCCAAAATGGATGATCTGCAGGGGAAATACCGCATGAAGGGATATATCAAGGCGCTTGGAGAGGCCAAATTACGGTTCCACCCCGAGCAGGTGCTGTCCTTCGATACCGAGACGAAAATGGACCTGTCCACCAACTTAAAGGAATTTCTAACCGAAAATAGAGACATCTTAACTGGAATCGTCTGCTATAACGACGAGGTAGGATTGGAGGTCGTAAATGTATGCAGACAACTCGACCTGTCCGTTCCGGAAGACATATCGATTATTGGTCAGGACAATTCCTATATCGCCAAAAATGCAAACATCAAACTCACGACATTGACACATCCGCAGGAACAAATGGGACGCGATGCCGCCGATTGGGTCATTAAGAAGCTGCAGGGGAAGAAGGATCTGAGAAATAGCACCTATTATCAGCCTGTGCTGATTGATGGGGAGACGGTGAGGGAAAGACAGAAGGGGTGATCGTCCTGAGTTGCGCGTATGCCTATGGGCGCCAATGGGAGCCTATAGCAAGGGTCTTATAGTAAGGGTCATAATGAGCCTTGCGCGTGCA includes these proteins:
- a CDS encoding glycoside hydrolase family 130 protein, translating into MPVIRSEYNPVVKTADVKPSRPDFKVLGAFNAAVATYGDETILLLRVAEAPISEREDELLTPKLNEATGEVEVVRVSKDDPRYSFADSRFVAENGKMVMLTSMSHLRVARSKDGYHFTVEDTPAVFPQTALEAWGVEDPRITLIGDKYYITYSAASVRGVGVGLAETSDFRTFKRHGVMMAPENKDVMLFPEKIGGRYYALTRPVPHSFGAPEMWIAESPDLLHWGNHRFLMGLRPGAWDGGRMGGGAVPIRTDRGWLALYHGADAKHRYCMGAVLLDLEDPGKVVARSTRPFMEPEADYELNGFFGGVVFSCGALLIGDTVRMYYGAADEVMAVADIPLAEVFDTLSYEKPLA
- the araA gene encoding L-arabinose isomerase, giving the protein MTTVSTKEFWFVVGSQHLYGEEALSEVKADAQQMTDALNKSGVLPYPLVLQDLAVSADKITSIMKEVNYRDEVAGVITWMHTFSPAKMWIRGTKLLQKPLLHLATQYNESIPWATIDMDFMNLNQAAHGDREYGFINARLNKQNKVVVGYWERPEVQKQIAEWMDAAVAYNESFNIKVARFGDNMRNVGVTEGDKVEAQIQFGWTVDYFGIGDLVTYVNAVTEAEIDALFAEYAELYDFDYGTYSKEAWEASVKVQASYEIALKRFLDNGGYNAFTSNFEDLYGMKQLPGLAVQRLMAQGYGFAGEGDWKTAALDRLLKVMSHNQNTGFMEDYTYELAAGQEAILQSHMLEVDPSLASNKPKILVSPLGIGDREDPARLVFDGKAGEGMVVSMADFGTHYKLLINEVEAFEPTVPAPKLPVARVLWKVKPNFQDGVKAWIENGGGHHTVVSLNLTTDQIVAYAKLVGLEYVIIR
- a CDS encoding L-ribulose-5-phosphate 4-epimerase; this encodes MLEQLKEEVYEANLDLPKHGLVKYTWGNVSAVDRASGLFVIKPSGVSYDKMKPSDMVVVDFDGNVVEGELRPSSDTPTHAVLYKHYSEIGGIVHTHSNWATIWAQAGLDVPVMGTTHADTFYGSVPCARFLTQEEIDRGYEAETGRVIIETFEQRGLDVMAVPGVLLKGHAPFTWGKDAHSAVMNSVVLEEVSKMNLFARELNHFAEELPQRILDKHYLRKHGKDAYYGQK
- a CDS encoding xylulokinase; protein product: MDQNIQQAIAKGETSLGIELGSTRIKAVLIDHRFETIASGSYEWENLLVDGYWTYNLADIITGLQEAYSEMKQEVVRKYGITISTVGSIGLSAMMHGYMAFDSTGELLVPFRTWRNATTGAAAKELTEKFQFNIPERWSIAHLYQAILNEEPHVNRIDYFTTLAGYIHWLLTGSKAIGIGDASGMFPIDETTHDYNESMVKQFDELVAAKGYSWKLKGILPKVYTAGEQAGILTAAGAKILDPSGNLQTGIPLCPPEGDAGTGMVATNSVRKRTGNISVGTSVFAMIVLEKELSAVYPEIDMVTTPDGSPVGMVHANNCSSDINAWMGLFREFYEAMGQKTDSGQLFSVMFNKALEADPDGGGLLSYGYFSGENITGIEKGRPLFVRSPESRFNLANFMRIHLFSAFGALKIGMDILTKKEDVAIDSILAHGGLFKTPVVGQKMVAAALNVPVSVMATAGEGGAWGMAILASYLTNQDQRESLDDFLDNKVFKDTEGQVIHPDASDVKGFEAFMERYTQGLAIEQAAVDHLVENWRE
- a CDS encoding GntR family transcriptional regulator; its protein translation is MKPKYQVIIDDIKSNILSGAYSVGEQIPTESALQDMYDVSRQTVRKAILELSNEGFLRSEKGSGTYVSNQFRSKSGGNANNRTIGVITTYISDYIFPSIIRGIEGRLNEDNYSLLLASTNNDVAQEKKALEMMLSFGVDGLIIEPTKSNLYNPNIAYYLSFKEQDVPFIMINAYYEELDVPFFCLDDVQSSYLATKELISKGHTQIGIIAKMDDLQGKYRMKGYIKALGEAKLRFHPEQVLSFDTETKMDLSTNLKEFLTENRDILTGIVCYNDEVGLEVVNVCRQLDLSVPEDISIIGQDNSYIAKNANIKLTTLTHPQEQMGRDAADWVIKKLQGKKDLRNSTYYQPVLIDGETVRERQKG